The Opitutales bacterium ASA1 genome window below encodes:
- a CDS encoding energy transducer TonB, which produces MRYLVSLLGGVAIAFVLFLLMRYLVESGGAEVPDIIDAERIEFVRLQREDPPKTIERAIPPRPPPPQKPPPPQKMEVVQQDQPPPDPLDLDLPNLDFNIKGTGASVGSYGFRPDESGGLAGDSSLTPLVQVAPNFPHKARLEGVSGFVELEVSVNAMGTVDNVSILRVDPRGYGFEREAMRAAMRWKFKPKIVDGQPVAQRGVVPIEFPIEE; this is translated from the coding sequence ACTTCTGGGAGGAGTGGCGATCGCCTTCGTCCTCTTCCTCCTCATGCGTTACCTCGTGGAGTCGGGCGGTGCGGAAGTTCCCGACATCATCGATGCGGAGCGCATCGAGTTCGTGCGTCTTCAGCGCGAGGATCCTCCGAAGACGATCGAGCGGGCTATCCCTCCGCGCCCGCCTCCGCCTCAGAAACCACCTCCGCCGCAGAAGATGGAGGTCGTACAGCAAGACCAGCCACCGCCCGATCCGCTCGATCTCGATCTGCCGAACTTGGACTTCAACATCAAGGGCACGGGCGCCAGTGTGGGAAGTTACGGATTCAGACCGGACGAGTCAGGAGGGCTCGCGGGTGACAGCAGCCTCACGCCGCTCGTGCAAGTCGCGCCCAATTTTCCACACAAGGCCCGGCTCGAAGGCGTCTCCGGCTTCGTCGAGCTGGAGGTGAGCGTGAACGCCATGGGTACGGTCGACAACGTGTCCATTTTGCGCGTGGACCCGCGTGGCTACGGTTTCGAGCGCGAAGCCATGCGCGCGGCCATGCGCTGGAAATTCAAGCCCAAGATCGTGGACGGCCAGCCGGTGGCGCAGCGCGGTGTCGTCCCGATCGAGTTCCCCATCGAAGAATGA
- a CDS encoding DUF423 domain-containing protein, with protein MQFIVLAASIMFFGVVLGAFGAHALRDSLAATGSTSAWETAVLYHMVHGLAVATLGVWRAVWPPARRSRLLFAAGFSWAVGILFFSGSLYILATGGPRAFGPVTPIGGGCFIAGWILLGLGAWRMRP; from the coding sequence ATGCAGTTCATCGTTCTCGCCGCATCGATCATGTTCTTTGGAGTCGTTCTCGGAGCGTTCGGCGCTCATGCGTTGCGCGATTCGCTCGCCGCGACAGGCTCGACGTCCGCATGGGAGACGGCCGTGCTCTACCACATGGTGCACGGCCTCGCCGTAGCGACGCTGGGAGTTTGGCGCGCCGTCTGGCCCCCTGCTCGAAGGTCGCGCTTGCTCTTCGCCGCAGGCTTTTCTTGGGCGGTGGGAATCTTGTTCTTCTCGGGTTCACTCTACATCCTCGCGACGGGAGGCCCTAGAGCCTTTGGCCCCGTAACGCCGATCGGCGGAGGGTGCTTCATCGCGGGCTGGATCTTGCTCGGTCTCGGCGCATGGCGAATGCGTCCATGA
- the rplM gene encoding 50S ribosomal protein L13, which yields MKTFLAKKEDVQPKWFVVDASGQVLGRLAVRIANVLRGRNKPTYTPHVDTGDFVVVINADKVVLTGKKEEQNEYMFFNGYVGRERYRSLPEMRQKHPEFIIEHAVKGMLPKNRLARKMFTKLKVYAGASHPHEAQNPQPL from the coding sequence ATGAAAACGTTTCTCGCCAAGAAGGAGGATGTGCAACCGAAGTGGTTCGTCGTCGACGCTTCGGGTCAGGTGCTTGGCCGGCTCGCCGTTCGGATCGCCAACGTCTTGCGCGGCCGCAACAAGCCGACCTACACGCCGCACGTCGACACGGGCGACTTCGTTGTCGTGATCAACGCCGACAAGGTGGTGCTGACCGGTAAGAAGGAAGAACAGAACGAGTACATGTTCTTCAACGGTTACGTCGGTCGCGAGCGCTACCGCAGCCTCCCCGAGATGCGTCAAAAGCATCCGGAATTCATCATCGAACACGCCGTCAAGGGCATGCTCCCGAAGAACCGGCTCGCTCGCAAGATGTTCACCAAGCTCAAGGTCTACGCCGGTGCGAGCCATCCGCACGAGGCGCAGAATCCGCAGCCACTTTGA
- the rpsI gene encoding 30S ribosomal protein S9, which translates to MSATESSPYFLGTGRRKTSTARVRIKDGGTGVFEVNGKPADDYFTHENFSRVASRPLSTAEVKDKVDVFVTVDGGGNSGQAGAVSHGIARALLHLNPEYRPVLKKAGLLTRDPREKERKKSGQPGARKRFQFSKR; encoded by the coding sequence ATGAGCGCTACCGAATCCTCTCCCTATTTTCTCGGCACCGGCCGTCGCAAGACGTCCACCGCCCGCGTCCGGATCAAGGACGGCGGCACCGGCGTTTTCGAGGTCAACGGCAAGCCCGCCGACGACTACTTCACGCACGAGAACTTCTCCCGCGTCGCGTCTCGCCCTCTCTCCACCGCCGAGGTGAAGGACAAGGTCGACGTGTTCGTCACGGTCGACGGTGGCGGCAACAGCGGCCAAGCCGGAGCGGTCTCCCACGGCATCGCCCGCGCGCTGTTGCACCTCAACCCGGAGTATCGTCCGGTGTTGAAGAAGGCCGGCCTCCTCACGCGTGATCCGCGCGAGAAGGAGCGCAAGAAGTCCGGTCAGCCGGGTGCTCGCAAGCGCTTCCAGTTCTCGAAGCGCTGA
- the argJ gene encoding bifunctional glutamate N-acetyltransferase/amino-acid acetyltransferase ArgJ has product MSHSDQVFGHRDEHRAWLASQAALPAGFRVGSRRFAFTPREVHKPAQMTLTVIALDEPTPDFAAMFTRNAFPGAPVKIGHRRLDEETLGAIVVNNKISNVCAPDGEAASEAVCEAAARALGLRREQVLPSSTGVIGWSLPVDAMTAAMPDAAAALAGDSILPAAEGIVTTDLYPKIRRVQVGAGSIVAIAKGAGMIEPNMATMLVFILTDLSVPRVSLREVLGRVVDRTFNCISVDSDTSTSDTVVALSSGRVACDDLEAFEAGLLSVCAALAEDVVRNGEGVRHVMRVRVCGAPDAAIARALGKAIVNAPLFKCAVAGNDPNVGRLVQAIGKHVGAHASELDLSRTALRMGGVEIFRDGVFRLDPEKERLLQEHLRGAELYVSAPGPDGVFTAPVDYPPHGRCVEIDVQLGSGTGEAVVFGADLTHEYVSENADYRS; this is encoded by the coding sequence GTGTCCCATTCCGACCAAGTCTTCGGCCATCGAGACGAACATCGCGCCTGGCTCGCTTCGCAGGCTGCCTTGCCCGCGGGCTTCCGCGTCGGCTCGAGACGTTTCGCCTTCACACCGCGCGAGGTGCACAAGCCGGCACAAATGACGCTCACGGTGATCGCGCTCGACGAACCGACGCCGGACTTCGCCGCGATGTTCACGCGCAACGCGTTTCCGGGTGCCCCCGTGAAGATCGGGCACCGCCGGCTGGACGAAGAGACGCTCGGCGCGATCGTGGTGAACAACAAGATTTCCAACGTGTGTGCCCCGGACGGAGAGGCCGCGTCCGAGGCGGTGTGCGAAGCCGCAGCACGCGCACTCGGTCTGCGACGCGAACAGGTGCTCCCGAGTTCGACCGGCGTAATCGGTTGGAGCCTCCCGGTGGATGCGATGACCGCAGCCATGCCGGATGCCGCCGCAGCTCTCGCGGGTGATTCGATCCTGCCGGCGGCCGAGGGAATCGTGACCACCGATCTGTATCCGAAGATCCGCCGCGTCCAAGTCGGAGCAGGCTCGATCGTCGCGATCGCCAAAGGAGCGGGCATGATCGAGCCGAACATGGCGACCATGCTCGTGTTCATCCTCACCGACCTGTCCGTCCCGCGCGTGTCGCTCCGCGAGGTCCTCGGACGGGTCGTCGATCGTACCTTCAATTGCATCAGCGTCGACAGCGACACGAGCACGTCGGACACCGTAGTCGCGCTGTCCTCGGGGCGAGTGGCGTGCGATGATCTCGAAGCCTTCGAGGCAGGCCTGCTTTCCGTCTGCGCCGCTCTGGCCGAAGACGTCGTGCGCAACGGCGAAGGCGTCCGCCACGTCATGCGCGTGAGAGTCTGCGGCGCTCCCGACGCGGCTATTGCGCGAGCGCTCGGCAAGGCGATCGTCAATGCCCCCCTCTTCAAGTGCGCCGTGGCCGGAAACGACCCGAACGTCGGGCGTCTCGTCCAAGCCATCGGCAAACACGTGGGCGCGCATGCTTCGGAACTCGACCTGAGCCGGACCGCGCTTCGCATGGGTGGCGTCGAGATCTTTCGCGACGGCGTCTTTCGGCTCGATCCCGAGAAGGAGCGTTTGCTCCAAGAACACCTCCGCGGGGCCGAACTCTACGTCAGCGCGCCCGGACCGGACGGGGTGTTCACCGCACCGGTGGACTATCCGCCCCACGGGAGATGCGTCGAAATCGACGTGCAGCTCGGATCCGGGACCGGCGAGGCTGTCGTCTTCGGAGCCGACCTCACTCACGAATACGTGAGCGAGAACGCCGACTACCGGAGCTGA
- the argB gene encoding acetylglutamate kinase, protein MIPELIAKAQVLLEALPYLQSFRGSTFVVKYGGSFMDDPDPTLRSRVAGDIAFLAAVGINAVVVHGGGKAITRAMQASGLQATFVNGMRVTDEPTMAVVKKTLNDEINRDVCEMITAHRGKPQPLPGDQVLVCKKLEEDDNGQKVDLGFVGDVTEVKVKLIKKAIADGFTPVISPVAEGYDEKPYNVNADIAASRIAAALRARRLVYLSDVPGLLMNASDPTTLIPTVKVSEIEPLKKSGVIDRGMRPKIASAIRALEEGVHRVHFIDGRVPHSLLLEIFTDRGIGTEIVHG, encoded by the coding sequence ATGATTCCGGAACTCATCGCCAAAGCCCAGGTGCTGCTGGAGGCCCTCCCGTACCTCCAGAGTTTCCGTGGCTCCACGTTCGTCGTGAAGTACGGCGGGAGCTTCATGGACGATCCCGATCCGACGCTGCGCTCGCGCGTCGCCGGAGACATCGCTTTCCTCGCCGCAGTCGGGATCAACGCCGTCGTCGTCCACGGCGGCGGCAAGGCGATCACCCGCGCCATGCAGGCCTCCGGATTGCAGGCGACGTTCGTCAACGGCATGCGCGTGACCGACGAGCCCACCATGGCCGTCGTGAAGAAGACGCTCAACGACGAGATCAACCGCGACGTCTGCGAGATGATCACCGCGCATCGCGGCAAACCGCAGCCGTTGCCCGGCGATCAGGTCCTCGTCTGCAAGAAGCTCGAGGAGGACGACAACGGTCAGAAAGTCGACCTCGGGTTCGTCGGCGACGTGACCGAGGTGAAGGTGAAGCTGATCAAGAAGGCGATCGCCGACGGCTTCACGCCCGTCATCTCGCCTGTGGCGGAAGGGTACGATGAAAAGCCCTACAACGTGAACGCCGACATCGCCGCTTCGCGCATTGCGGCGGCGTTGCGTGCGCGCCGACTCGTCTACCTCAGCGACGTCCCCGGTCTGCTGATGAACGCCAGCGACCCCACGACGCTCATCCCCACCGTGAAGGTCAGCGAGATCGAGCCGCTCAAGAAGTCCGGCGTGATCGACCGCGGAATGCGTCCCAAGATCGCCAGCGCCATCCGCGCGTTGGAAGAGGGCGTCCATCGCGTTCACTTCATCGATGGTCGGGTGCCGCACAGTCTCCTTCTGGAGATTTTCACCGACCGGGGCATCGGCACCGAGATCGTCCACGGCTGA
- a CDS encoding acetylornithine transaminase → MNPQTLSAVPSVEQSATDALYDQYVLGNYARAAINLVRGRGTRVWDDTGRGYLDFTSGIAVCALGHSHPRWVETVQRQAAELVHVSNLFRTPNQGELARRLVQRAGPGRVFFCNSGAEANEALLKLARLHGRRLSGGVEGKRYKVLCAKNAFHGRTFGGMSATPQEKIQGGFRPLVPGFAFGELNDLESFRALVDAETAAIFVETVQGEGGIHACTTEFLQGLRRLCDEHRLLLLLDEVQCGVGRSGRFFAFEHHGVMPDAIGMAKGLGGGFPIGAVWIGTGCADLFTAGSHGTTFGGTPLACAAALAVLEIIEQEGLLEHVARTSPVLHAGLANLRDEFPALVRSIRGLGFMAGIELAVEPPPVVARLREAGLLCPAAGGNVIRLLPPLNTTADEIAEAVEIFRKVFASF, encoded by the coding sequence ATGAATCCGCAAACCTTGTCCGCCGTCCCCAGCGTCGAGCAGTCGGCCACCGACGCGCTCTACGACCAGTATGTGCTCGGCAACTACGCCCGAGCCGCGATCAACCTCGTGCGCGGTCGAGGCACGCGCGTGTGGGACGACACCGGTCGGGGTTACCTCGACTTCACTTCCGGCATCGCCGTCTGCGCGCTCGGGCATTCGCACCCGCGTTGGGTGGAGACCGTGCAACGCCAAGCGGCCGAATTGGTGCACGTCAGCAATCTCTTCCGCACCCCTAATCAAGGCGAACTCGCGCGGCGCCTCGTGCAGCGCGCCGGACCTGGACGCGTCTTCTTTTGCAACAGCGGCGCCGAAGCCAACGAAGCGTTGCTCAAGCTCGCTCGCCTTCACGGCCGCCGCCTTTCCGGTGGCGTGGAGGGGAAGCGCTACAAGGTCCTCTGCGCGAAAAACGCCTTCCACGGGCGGACGTTCGGCGGGATGAGCGCCACGCCGCAGGAGAAGATCCAAGGCGGGTTTCGGCCGCTCGTGCCGGGCTTCGCGTTCGGCGAACTCAACGATCTCGAAAGCTTCCGCGCCCTCGTGGACGCGGAGACCGCCGCGATCTTCGTCGAGACCGTACAGGGCGAGGGCGGTATCCATGCCTGCACTACGGAGTTCCTGCAGGGATTGCGGCGCTTGTGCGACGAACATCGACTCCTGCTCTTGCTCGACGAGGTGCAGTGCGGCGTCGGCCGTTCCGGCCGCTTTTTCGCCTTCGAGCACCACGGTGTGATGCCCGACGCGATCGGCATGGCCAAGGGCCTCGGCGGCGGTTTCCCCATCGGAGCGGTATGGATCGGAACCGGCTGCGCGGACTTGTTCACCGCAGGCTCGCACGGCACCACCTTCGGCGGCACGCCGCTCGCCTGTGCAGCGGCGCTCGCCGTCCTCGAAATCATCGAGCAGGAGGGATTGCTCGAGCACGTCGCGCGCACCTCGCCCGTCCTCCATGCAGGGCTGGCGAACCTCCGAGACGAATTCCCGGCACTCGTCCGCAGCATCCGTGGTCTCGGCTTCATGGCCGGCATCGAACTCGCCGTCGAGCCACCGCCGGTCGTCGCGCGTCTGCGCGAAGCCGGGCTGCTCTGTCCGGCAGCCGGCGGCAACGTGATCCGATTGCTCCCGCCGTTGAACACGACGGCCGACGAGATCGCTGAGGCCGTCGAGATCTTCCGCAAGGTCTTCGCCTCGTTCTGA
- the argF gene encoding ornithine carbamoyltransferase, whose translation MKHFLKETDFTPREAAGIFAHARRLKRERGFHPETALAGRTWAMIFSKSSTRTRVSFEVGVYELGGHALFLNRNDIQLGRGETIADSARVLSRFVHGLIVRTHAHSDVEELAKWGTIPVINALTDFLHPCQIYTDAFTAAERWAGPDGDLFASLRGRKIAYLGDTCFNMANSWMLGAALFGMELALSGPAEYAPGEEIKALLRAEGLAPTWSFTTDPCEAVRGADIVYTDVWASMGQEEESAARIRLMQPYSVTTKLFATAKVDAVFMHCLPAHPGEEVEQAVLDDPRSIVFDQAENRLHVQKAILAALAADVRA comes from the coding sequence GTGAAGCACTTCCTCAAAGAGACGGATTTCACGCCGCGGGAAGCGGCCGGAATCTTCGCCCATGCCCGCCGCCTCAAGCGCGAACGCGGCTTCCATCCGGAGACGGCTCTCGCCGGCCGCACGTGGGCGATGATCTTCTCGAAGTCCAGCACGCGCACGCGTGTGTCCTTCGAGGTCGGCGTGTACGAACTCGGCGGTCACGCGCTCTTCCTCAACCGCAACGACATCCAGCTCGGCCGGGGCGAGACCATCGCCGACAGCGCGCGCGTGCTCTCGCGTTTCGTCCACGGCTTGATCGTCCGCACGCACGCGCACAGCGACGTGGAGGAACTCGCGAAGTGGGGCACGATCCCCGTGATCAATGCCCTCACGGATTTCCTCCACCCCTGCCAGATCTACACCGACGCATTCACCGCCGCCGAGCGCTGGGCTGGACCCGACGGCGATCTGTTCGCCTCGTTGCGTGGCCGCAAGATCGCCTACCTCGGCGACACGTGCTTCAACATGGCCAACTCGTGGATGCTCGGCGCAGCCCTCTTCGGCATGGAGCTCGCGCTGTCGGGCCCGGCCGAATACGCGCCCGGCGAAGAGATCAAGGCCCTGCTTCGCGCCGAGGGGCTCGCGCCCACGTGGTCGTTCACCACCGATCCTTGCGAGGCCGTGCGCGGTGCAGACATCGTCTACACCGACGTCTGGGCGAGCATGGGCCAAGAGGAGGAGTCCGCTGCCCGCATCCGCCTGATGCAGCCTTACTCCGTGACCACGAAGTTGTTCGCCACCGCGAAGGTAGACGCCGTGTTCATGCATTGCCTCCCCGCGCACCCGGGCGAGGAGGTCGAGCAAGCCGTCCTCGACGACCCGCGCTCGATCGTCTTCGATCAGGCCGAGAATCGGTTGCACGTGCAGAAGGCGATTCTGGCCGCCCTCGCCGCGGATGTTCGTGCCTGA
- a CDS encoding argininosuccinate synthase: MFVPERTRTRVPNTPLVPNRTHVSPNMKAVLAYSGGLDTSVIVKWFKEHFQAEVIGFCADIGQEEELDGLDAKALATGASEHYTLDLVEEFARDFIYPMMRANAMYEGQYLLGTSIARPLIAKAQVEIARKVGADTVCHGATGKGNDQCRFELTYAALAPDLKVIAPWKMEVFRDLFPGRAEMIDYCKKHKIPVEASLKKPYSMDRNLLHISYEAGVLEDPWFDPTTKANRGMFKLSVSPEDAPNKAEYVELEFERGDCVAVDGQRLSPAGVMRALNKLGGKHGIGRVDMVENRFVGMKSRGVYETPGGTILMHAHRQMESLTMDREVMHLRDSLIPKYAELVYYGFWYAPEREALQALIDKSQEFVSGTVRLKLYKGNVITCGRKSQFSMYDPHVASMEGVQSTYNQSDAQGFIRLNGLRLVARHAAQGGVPGVIAEKAKQPAKKKVAKKK, encoded by the coding sequence ATGTTCGTGCCTGAACGCACGCGTACCCGAGTTCCGAATACACCGCTCGTCCCCAACCGCACTCACGTCTCTCCCAACATGAAGGCAGTCCTCGCATACTCCGGAGGTCTCGACACCTCGGTCATCGTCAAGTGGTTCAAGGAACACTTCCAAGCGGAGGTGATCGGTTTCTGCGCCGACATCGGCCAAGAGGAGGAGCTCGACGGACTCGACGCCAAGGCGTTGGCCACCGGCGCGTCCGAGCACTACACGCTCGATCTCGTCGAAGAGTTCGCGCGCGACTTCATCTATCCGATGATGCGCGCCAACGCGATGTACGAGGGCCAGTACCTTCTCGGCACTTCGATCGCACGCCCGCTCATCGCCAAGGCGCAAGTCGAGATCGCGCGCAAGGTCGGTGCCGACACGGTCTGCCACGGGGCCACCGGCAAGGGCAACGACCAGTGCCGCTTCGAACTCACCTACGCCGCCCTCGCGCCCGATTTGAAGGTGATCGCACCTTGGAAGATGGAGGTCTTCCGCGACCTCTTCCCCGGCCGCGCCGAGATGATCGATTACTGCAAGAAGCACAAGATCCCGGTCGAGGCTTCGCTGAAGAAACCCTATTCGATGGACCGCAATCTCCTGCACATCTCCTACGAGGCCGGCGTGCTGGAGGATCCGTGGTTCGATCCGACGACCAAGGCCAACCGCGGCATGTTCAAGCTCTCCGTCTCTCCGGAGGACGCGCCGAACAAGGCCGAGTACGTCGAACTCGAGTTCGAGCGCGGCGATTGCGTCGCCGTCGACGGGCAGCGTCTCTCGCCCGCCGGTGTGATGCGCGCGCTCAACAAGCTCGGCGGCAAGCACGGCATCGGCCGCGTCGACATGGTCGAGAATCGTTTCGTCGGCATGAAGAGCCGCGGCGTCTACGAGACCCCGGGTGGCACGATCCTCATGCACGCGCATCGTCAGATGGAGTCGCTCACGATGGATCGCGAGGTCATGCACCTGCGCGACTCGCTCATCCCGAAGTACGCCGAACTCGTGTATTATGGATTCTGGTACGCCCCCGAGCGCGAGGCTTTGCAGGCGCTGATCGACAAGAGCCAGGAGTTCGTCTCCGGCACGGTGCGGCTCAAGCTCTACAAGGGCAACGTCATCACCTGCGGTCGCAAGTCGCAGTTCTCGATGTACGATCCGCACGTCGCGTCGATGGAGGGCGTTCAAAGCACCTACAACCAGAGCGATGCCCAAGGCTTCATTCGCCTCAACGGTCTGCGCCTCGTCGCGCGTCACGCTGCACAAGGCGGAGTGCCGGGCGTGATCGCCGAAAAGGCCAAACAGCCGGCGAAAAAGAAGGTCGCGAAGAAGAAGTGA
- the galB_1 gene encoding beta-galactosidase GalB, protein MTFRRTLVSFVVPLALALSLSGASAPREKIPFNEGWRFTKGDPAGYGGELRYDIRPNLDGTFDDSRDADTAAEEAVRVDSAGRSVLKPWILPSANAFIGDPAARHVRPAGHPGSDAPYVQNDFDDGDWQAVTLPHDWAIAGPFFEGEDGVRGGMGRLPSPGIGWYRKSFAVPAADRGKSVFLQVDGAMAYATVWLNGKLVGGWPFGYATWRLDLTPYLEFGENNQLAIRLDNPPESSRWYPGGGIYRNVWLIKTAPVRIAQWGTFVHTPEVSTTEATVRMDVTIENADATAASVQVETSLHVLDADGIPSADPVARIQFVDTIVPVGSQSLVRGETRVAYPRLWGPPPYQKPHLYLAVTEVRRDGALVDRYETTFGIRHLRFDSEWGVIVNGYKIRIQGVNQHHDLGALGAAFNLRAAERQLELLREMGVNSIRMAHNPPAPELLALCDRMGFLVYDESFDVWERKKTPLDFHLIFPEWGEADMRALVRRDRNHPSVIMWSTGNEVGEQYTEEAGAEIAARLRAIVLEEDPTRPTSASMNWAKPWMPFPRSHDLISLNYQGEGIRQDPMFEGTDRIRTPPMYPGFRDAFPDKVIVSSETASAASSRGVYLFPVTEKHSDIIRDGRGGDSKIAHVSSYELHAVDFGSSADHVFAQLDKHPFVAGEYVWTGWDYLGEPTPYYSARSSYNGIIDLAGFKKDRFFLYQARWRPDFPMAHVLPHWTWPERVGETTPVHVFTSGDEAELFLNGRSLGRKKKGDYQYRLRWDEVVYEPGTLEVIAYRYGREWARATQRTAGDAAALEATPDRAVIAGDGLDLSFVTVRVTDAVGVTAPRASHEVRFTIEGPGEIVATDNGDPTDFEPFPSPKRKAFSGLCLAIVRAKPGHFGEIRITASADGLQAATTTVTAVAAP, encoded by the coding sequence ATGACCTTTCGCCGTACGCTCGTCTCCTTTGTCGTACCCCTCGCCCTCGCGCTCTCTCTTTCGGGAGCATCCGCCCCACGCGAGAAAATCCCCTTCAACGAAGGCTGGCGCTTCACGAAGGGCGACCCTGCCGGCTACGGCGGTGAGCTGCGCTACGACATCCGGCCCAATCTCGACGGTACGTTCGACGACTCTCGCGATGCCGACACCGCCGCGGAAGAAGCCGTGCGTGTCGACTCCGCAGGTCGATCCGTACTCAAACCTTGGATACTGCCCAGCGCCAACGCCTTCATCGGCGACCCCGCTGCGCGTCACGTCCGACCGGCCGGCCACCCAGGATCGGATGCGCCCTACGTGCAGAACGACTTCGACGACGGAGACTGGCAGGCCGTCACGTTGCCGCACGATTGGGCCATCGCGGGACCCTTCTTCGAGGGCGAAGACGGCGTGCGTGGAGGCATGGGCCGGCTCCCGAGTCCCGGCATCGGTTGGTACCGCAAGAGCTTCGCCGTCCCCGCCGCCGATCGAGGCAAGAGCGTGTTTCTGCAGGTCGATGGCGCGATGGCCTACGCCACGGTCTGGCTCAACGGCAAACTCGTCGGAGGGTGGCCGTTCGGCTACGCCACATGGCGGCTCGACCTCACGCCGTATCTCGAGTTCGGCGAAAACAACCAACTGGCCATCCGTCTCGACAATCCGCCCGAGTCTTCGCGTTGGTATCCCGGTGGCGGTATCTACCGCAACGTCTGGCTGATCAAGACCGCTCCGGTGCGCATCGCCCAGTGGGGCACGTTCGTGCACACGCCGGAAGTCTCCACCACCGAAGCGACGGTACGGATGGACGTGACGATCGAAAACGCCGACGCGACAGCGGCGTCCGTGCAGGTCGAGACGTCGCTCCACGTACTCGACGCGGACGGCATCCCGTCGGCCGACCCGGTCGCGCGCATCCAGTTCGTGGATACGATCGTGCCCGTCGGATCGCAATCTCTGGTCCGAGGAGAGACGCGTGTGGCCTACCCGCGCCTTTGGGGTCCGCCTCCCTACCAGAAGCCGCATCTCTATCTCGCGGTCACGGAGGTGCGTCGCGACGGGGCGCTCGTCGACCGCTACGAAACCACTTTCGGCATTCGCCACCTGCGTTTCGACTCCGAGTGGGGCGTGATCGTCAACGGCTACAAGATCCGCATCCAAGGCGTGAACCAACACCACGACCTCGGCGCTCTCGGCGCGGCCTTCAATCTGCGTGCGGCCGAGCGGCAGCTCGAGCTGTTGCGCGAGATGGGGGTGAACTCCATCCGCATGGCCCACAACCCACCCGCGCCCGAGTTGCTCGCGCTCTGCGACCGCATGGGTTTCCTCGTCTACGACGAGTCGTTCGACGTCTGGGAACGGAAGAAGACGCCGCTGGACTTCCACCTGATCTTTCCCGAGTGGGGCGAAGCGGACATGCGGGCACTCGTGCGTCGCGACCGCAACCATCCGTCGGTGATCATGTGGAGCACCGGCAACGAAGTCGGCGAACAATACACCGAGGAGGCCGGTGCCGAGATCGCCGCCCGGTTGCGCGCCATCGTGCTTGAGGAGGATCCCACGCGTCCCACCTCGGCCTCGATGAACTGGGCCAAGCCGTGGATGCCGTTTCCGCGTTCGCACGATCTCATCAGCCTCAACTACCAAGGCGAAGGCATTCGCCAGGATCCGATGTTCGAGGGCACCGACCGCATCCGCACGCCGCCCATGTATCCAGGATTTCGCGACGCCTTTCCCGACAAGGTGATCGTGAGCAGCGAGACGGCATCGGCCGCGAGCAGTCGTGGCGTGTATCTTTTCCCGGTCACCGAGAAGCACAGCGACATCATCCGCGACGGCCGCGGCGGGGACTCGAAGATCGCGCACGTGAGTTCCTACGAACTGCACGCGGTCGACTTCGGCTCTTCGGCCGACCACGTGTTCGCGCAGCTCGACAAACATCCGTTCGTCGCGGGCGAGTACGTGTGGACCGGTTGGGACTACCTCGGAGAACCCACGCCGTACTACTCGGCACGCAGCTCCTACAACGGCATCATCGATCTCGCCGGCTTCAAGAAGGACCGCTTCTTCCTCTATCAAGCGCGGTGGCGGCCCGACTTTCCGATGGCGCATGTCCTGCCGCACTGGACGTGGCCCGAGCGTGTGGGCGAAACGACTCCAGTCCACGTCTTCACCTCCGGTGACGAAGCCGAACTCTTCCTGAACGGACGCTCGCTCGGCCGGAAGAAGAAGGGCGACTATCAATACCGTCTGCGTTGGGACGAGGTGGTCTACGAGCCCGGCACGCTCGAGGTGATCGCCTACAGGTACGGACGCGAATGGGCCCGAGCAACGCAGCGCACCGCCGGTGACGCCGCGGCGCTGGAGGCGACGCCAGATCGTGCCGTGATCGCGGGAGACGGGCTCGACCTCTCGTTCGTGACCGTGCGCGTGACGGACGCGGTCGGCGTCACGGCTCCACGCGCGTCCCACGAGGTGCGATTCACGATCGAGGGCCCTGGTGAAATCGTCGCCACGGACAACGGAGACCCGACGGACTTCGAGCCGTTTCCCTCGCCGAAACGGAAAGCCTTCAGTGGGCTTTGCCTCGCGATCGTCCGCGCCAAGCCGGGGCACTTCGGTGAGATACGCATCACCGCATCGGCCGACGGATTGCAGGCTGCGACCACGACCGTCACCGCGGTGGCCGCGCCCTGA